Part of the Nitrospirota bacterium genome, ATGTACGACGTTCATCCTCAACTCCATTAGAGTGGTTGCGAAGGCGTTTGACGATGCTTATGGGCCGCCAGAATGGAATCGACTGAGATGACATGATGCGACAACCCCAAATCCTTGGCCGGAAGCCCCATCGCCAGACCAAGTAACTGCGGCAGATGCAGGATTGGTAAGTCGAGTTCCCGGCTGACCGCGCGGCCTGCCCGTTCCTGATAAATATCCAGACTCATGTGACAGAGAGGACAGGGCGTGACCATAAAATCGGCCCCCTGCTCCTTCGCTTCCTTCATATGTGCCCCTGCCATCGCGACAGCGATGGCTTCCTTTTCAAGGATGATGGGGAACCCGCAGCATTTGGTTCGCCCGGCATAGGCCACCGGTTCGCCGCCGACGGCCTTGATGACTCGATCGAGAGATTGAGGGTTTTCAGGATCGTCAAAGCCTAGCTCCCACGAAGGGCGCAGGATATAGCAACCATAAAAGGGGGCGATCCGAAAGTCGCTCATCGGCTCAGAAGCCAGGGCGCCCAGGCGAGCCAGCCCGATGTCACGAACGACTATCCACAAGAGATGTTTCACTTGGACGTGACCGTGATAGGTCAGCCCTTCCGGCGCAAGAAGGGCATTCATACGGTCTCGGGTCTCTGCTTCAGTCTTCAATCGACGATTGGCTGCGCTCATCACCCCCTGGCAGGTGCCACAGATCGTCATAATATCCAGCCCGAGCGCCTCTGCTTGCGCGAACGTTCTGGTGTTGAGCGCCAGAGCCGTATCTGGGTTGGCTTCGGTCACGACACCGGCGCCGCAGCAGGCTGCGGAGGCAAGCTCGACGACTTCGATTCCCAGTCGGCCAATAATCGCCCTCGTCGATTGATAGAGCTCAGGCGTCGCCCCTTGCGCCGCACAGCCGGGATAGAGAGCAAATTTCATGGGTCTACCGTGGGGGGAAACGGGACAGTGTCCTGGTGAGAGAGTCTCGAAGATCCTCCAATGCAACCACTGTTTTCGTCTTTACCTATTTAGCTGCTTGATTGTCCCGTTCATAGGGCTCCATCTCGATCTGTTCCACTGTGCGCTGCAGACGAGTCCACTCGCCCGGATTCATCGTCACGAACTCCAGGCCGAATTCCCGTCCTCGTTTCCACCGGACGATGGCTTGCTGAATCTGAATGGGGGATTCCTGACCTGTCGTCACGATTCGAACCTCCAGGGAGACCCCTGGCTGAACGTCAACGGCGCTTTCAATGCGGCAACCGCCGATGGAGAGATCAACGATATCGCCTTCCCCACCAACCATGCCGACGGAAGAAAACGAACTCCGAAAGTGGACATGAAACCGGAGGTTTTTCCGAAGGTCCATCACCGCACCTCGAAGGAGGGAGGATCTATTTATCCCTTTATATTCCCTATTGGGCGTAATTCCAATACTTTTTTTGTGATCCCGGCGCGCTCTACCGATTCGACGACGTCAGAGATGTTCTTGTAGGCCAGTCCCGCCTCCTCGGCGAGACCCGACATCGAAACGGCCTTGACCAGGATGCCACGCTGTGGCATCTGTTGCTGCAACTCCCTTCCACGGATGGTTCGCTTGGCTTGCGCCCGGGACATCGTTCTCCCGGAGCCGTGCATCGTCGAGCCACCACAGATGACCGGCTGCCCTGTCTGTCGAAACACTTCCGGCAGCTCCGGACTCCCGGGCCCAAATGCCCTGGTCGCCCCTTTCCGGTGCACCACCACAAGGCCTTCTGCATACCGTTCCACCTTGGCGATTGGCAAAAGCCGTATTCGCGGCACAGTGGCAGGATTTGCCATACTCTCAACGAGAGCCTGGGTTGCACCGCGAAAGACATCCTCAAGCGACTCTCCTATCGCTTCGAAGGCGAGATCGGCCAGGGCGACATCCTCGAGAAATCGAACGGTCCAGGCCATGGGAGTCAGACTCGCGGTATACCGCATCGCGCTCGGC contains:
- a CDS encoding CoB--CoM heterodisulfide reductase iron-sulfur subunit B family protein, translating into MKFALYPGCAAQGATPELYQSTRAIIGRLGIEVVELASAACCGAGVVTEANPDTALALNTRTFAQAEALGLDIMTICGTCQGVMSAANRRLKTEAETRDRMNALLAPEGLTYHGHVQVKHLLWIVVRDIGLARLGALASEPMSDFRIAPFYGCYILRPSWELGFDDPENPQSLDRVIKAVGGEPVAYAGRTKCCGFPIILEKEAIAVAMAGAHMKEAKEQGADFMVTPCPLCHMSLDIYQERAGRAVSRELDLPILHLPQLLGLAMGLPAKDLGLSHHVISVDSILAAHKHRQTPSQPL
- a CDS encoding PilZ domain-containing protein, with protein sequence MDLRKNLRFHVHFRSSFSSVGMVGGEGDIVDLSIGGCRIESAVDVQPGVSLEVRIVTTGQESPIQIQQAIVRWKRGREFGLEFVTMNPGEWTRLQRTVEQIEMEPYERDNQAAK